The Bacillota bacterium genome has a window encoding:
- a CDS encoding tripartite tricarboxylate transporter substrate binding protein has protein sequence MRLVTRVVAVCVVVSLTLIGSVVSAAAKFPEKPVNYLICFDPGGESDITARLQQPFLEQVLGVKVVISYKTGGGGAVGWSELVRSKPDGYTMAGDNLPHTILQPLQRGDAGYKTEQLKRVYCFESTPNALVVRKDSPFKTLKDLVDYAKEHPEVVTLGGSGSWSANHLGVLELNQAAGIKLTYIPFSGSGAVVPALLGGHVTGLMTYTTMAVQYKDQMRVLAVAAEKRSAVLPDAPTFRELGYDIVEGAYRGVSVPPNTPDDIVKILADAFDKVNRNTDFQKKMQEMAFDLEFMGPEEYEKFVQSRRPYYEKLLKDLGVLK, from the coding sequence ATGCGCCTTGTAACGAGAGTCGTTGCGGTGTGCGTGGTCGTTTCGCTGACTCTGATCGGTTCCGTGGTGTCCGCAGCCGCGAAGTTTCCCGAGAAACCCGTAAACTATCTGATTTGCTTCGACCCCGGTGGAGAGTCAGACATAACGGCGCGGCTGCAACAGCCTTTCCTCGAGCAGGTCCTTGGGGTGAAAGTGGTCATCTCGTACAAGACCGGAGGCGGAGGCGCCGTCGGCTGGTCAGAGCTGGTACGCTCGAAACCCGACGGGTACACGATGGCGGGAGACAACTTGCCCCATACGATACTCCAGCCGTTGCAGCGCGGAGACGCGGGGTACAAGACCGAGCAACTCAAACGAGTCTATTGCTTCGAGAGTACCCCGAACGCCCTCGTCGTAAGGAAGGATAGCCCCTTCAAGACACTCAAGGACCTCGTAGACTACGCCAAGGAGCACCCGGAGGTGGTGACCCTCGGGGGTAGCGGGAGCTGGTCCGCCAACCACTTAGGCGTTCTCGAGCTCAATCAGGCGGCCGGTATCAAGTTGACCTACATACCATTCAGCGGCTCGGGCGCAGTCGTCCCCGCGTTGCTCGGAGGCCACGTAACAGGACTCATGACGTACACGACTATGGCTGTTCAGTACAAGGACCAAATGCGTGTGCTGGCGGTCGCGGCTGAGAAGCGCTCGGCTGTCTTGCCTGACGCTCCCACGTTCAGAGAGCTTGGCTACGACATAGTTGAAGGAGCGTATCGAGGAGTCTCCGTTCCCCCGAATACACCTGATGACATCGTCAAGATACTGGCCGACGCATTCGATAAGGTAAACCGCAACACGGACTTTCAGAAGAAGATGCAGGAGATGGCGTTCGATCTCGAGTTCATGGGGCCCGAAGAGTACGAGAAGTTCGTTCAGTCGAGGCGTCCCTACTATGAGAAACTCCTCAAGGACCTCGGCGTGCTGAAGTAG
- a CDS encoding radical SAM protein encodes MDGKVYVLNPAVRVCEFQDQRVLVNPANSEWIKLSVEAFELVENIEGLTVGELVTTACVRRGARCEDVRALLGYLCSAGFMVEEGHEERPGRIHFNITERCNLACPTCYFGAGGLPGNDALSTREVLAVLDALAEARPRSLVISGGEPFVRKDIREILDFVRGRFDDVLLLTNGCLIGAREAEWVRESGARVQVSVESDDPSVHDAVRGKGAFNAAIRGISALLSAGVDKIEIVPTLTRRNLPDIPGILRLAKSLGVGYHFSLFMPVGRGACHAADLSIPPRELLSCLASLITQASRGSGDHAPGLESCAPIDLRAKAGCGAGHGVLSVGPEGVVYPCPLMHRPDMYLGRLPDDSLSKMRRSGRNVVPDVTRVPGCSRCDVAYFCGGGCRANALAQGGTVFSVDPYCEFYRAAFRAALWGWREDRSADENVKTVVAALVDGL; translated from the coding sequence ATGGACGGGAAGGTATACGTGCTCAACCCGGCTGTGCGGGTATGCGAGTTCCAAGACCAGCGCGTGCTGGTAAACCCGGCGAACAGTGAGTGGATCAAGCTGAGCGTCGAGGCGTTCGAGCTGGTCGAGAACATAGAGGGTCTCACAGTGGGCGAGCTCGTGACCACGGCGTGCGTCCGACGAGGCGCCCGCTGCGAGGACGTGAGGGCGCTCCTCGGTTACCTGTGTTCTGCCGGGTTCATGGTTGAGGAAGGACACGAAGAGAGGCCAGGCCGGATTCACTTCAACATCACAGAAAGGTGCAATCTTGCCTGTCCGACCTGTTACTTTGGCGCCGGAGGCTTGCCGGGCAATGACGCTCTCTCAACGCGCGAGGTTCTGGCGGTCCTAGACGCCTTGGCGGAGGCACGACCTCGCTCCCTTGTGATCAGCGGCGGGGAGCCATTTGTTAGGAAGGACATCCGCGAAATACTCGACTTCGTGCGAGGCAGATTTGACGATGTGCTGCTTCTCACGAACGGCTGCTTGATTGGCGCGAGAGAGGCCGAGTGGGTTCGCGAGTCTGGGGCTAGGGTGCAAGTGAGCGTTGAGTCGGACGATCCCTCCGTGCACGACGCTGTGAGGGGGAAAGGCGCTTTCAACGCCGCTATCAGAGGGATAAGTGCCCTTCTGTCGGCGGGAGTCGACAAGATCGAAATAGTCCCAACCCTCACACGAAGGAATCTCCCGGACATCCCCGGCATTCTGAGGCTAGCAAAGAGCCTCGGTGTCGGCTATCATTTCAGCCTGTTCATGCCCGTCGGACGGGGAGCGTGCCATGCCGCGGACCTCTCGATTCCGCCGCGGGAGCTGTTGTCGTGCCTCGCCTCGCTCATCACGCAGGCCTCTCGCGGCTCGGGAGACCATGCCCCGGGGCTTGAGTCATGTGCTCCCATTGACCTGCGCGCTAAGGCTGGGTGCGGGGCCGGTCACGGTGTGCTCAGCGTCGGTCCCGAGGGAGTGGTTTACCCGTGTCCGCTCATGCATCGGCCCGACATGTACCTCGGAAGACTTCCGGACGACTCTCTTTCGAAGATGCGCCGGTCGGGAAGGAACGTTGTCCCTGATGTAACCCGAGTGCCAGGTTGCTCTCGGTGCGATGTGGCATACTTCTGCGGCGGGGGATGTCGCGCCAACGCGCTGGCCCAAGGCGGCACCGTGTTCTCGGTCGACCCTTATTGTGAGTTCTACAGAGCAGCTTTCAGGGCAGCGTTGTGGGGATGGCGCGAGGATCGGTCGGCTGACGAGAACGTCAAGACAGTGGTGGCCGCCCTCGTCGATGGGTTGTGA
- a CDS encoding DMT family transporter, protein MTESQERRCAATDTDVAGTKGQAMARPSRAPGVVAGRPTVAPWLAIAVGVIAVSSASIFVRLSSAPPLVIATWRMGLATLLLAPPALVGGRREIMAMRLKDLGLSVLAGGLLAVHFGAWMTSLALTSVASSAVLVETHPLFVMLASRLIFRETAPAAAVVGAIVAAVGSATIGLGDSAAADSALLGDMLAILSAAMFAGYVIVGREVRQRLSTAPYAFVVYGVCSFVLGAGCLVVGARVHPHPVFDYVLFLALAVVPTILGHTVFNWALRYVSASVISVSVLGEPVGATLLAMAVLKEKPPATAIAGGALVLSGIILFTLFSSRSPASKPRNRARGRPCVAPRALPAQPARRYPASR, encoded by the coding sequence ATGACGGAGAGCCAAGAACGGAGGTGTGCTGCAACGGACACTGACGTGGCAGGGACGAAGGGGCAGGCGATGGCGCGTCCGTCGAGGGCTCCAGGTGTGGTTGCCGGCCGTCCGACGGTCGCTCCGTGGCTCGCCATAGCCGTGGGGGTCATCGCGGTGTCATCCGCGTCGATCTTCGTGCGCCTGTCGTCCGCGCCTCCGCTGGTGATCGCCACATGGCGGATGGGGCTTGCCACGCTCCTGCTGGCGCCACCCGCGCTCGTGGGCGGTCGGCGCGAGATAATGGCGATGCGCCTCAAGGACCTCGGCCTTTCGGTCCTCGCGGGCGGCCTCCTCGCGGTCCATTTCGGCGCGTGGATGACGTCTCTCGCGCTCACCTCCGTTGCAAGCTCCGCCGTGCTCGTGGAGACGCATCCCCTTTTCGTGATGCTCGCGAGCCGCCTCATCTTCCGCGAGACTGCGCCGGCAGCGGCCGTGGTAGGGGCGATCGTAGCCGCTGTCGGATCGGCCACGATCGGGCTGGGCGACTCCGCGGCTGCCGACTCCGCTCTACTGGGCGACATGCTCGCCATTCTGTCGGCGGCGATGTTCGCGGGATACGTGATCGTGGGACGGGAGGTCAGGCAGCGGCTGTCCACTGCGCCGTACGCCTTTGTGGTCTACGGCGTCTGCTCGTTCGTCCTCGGCGCCGGGTGCTTGGTCGTGGGCGCGCGCGTCCACCCGCATCCCGTCTTTGATTACGTGCTTTTCCTCGCCCTTGCAGTCGTTCCAACCATTTTGGGGCATACCGTGTTCAACTGGGCACTCCGGTACGTCAGCGCCTCTGTGATATCCGTAAGCGTCCTCGGGGAACCGGTGGGCGCCACGCTTCTGGCGATGGCCGTGCTCAAAGAGAAGCCCCCGGCCACTGCGATCGCAGGGGGCGCTCTCGTGCTTTCAGGGATAATACTGTTCACTCTGTTCAGTTCCCGGTCTCCCGCCAGTAAGCCGCGGAACCGGGCTAGAGGGCGGCCGTGCGTTGCGCCTCGTGCCCTACCCGCCCAGCCGGCTAGGCGTTACCCCGCTAGCCGGTAA
- a CDS encoding sigma 54-interacting transcriptional regulator produces MPDIALIAPYDNLATVAQDVLRSIGKPVRVERALLGDAPEVARRLKKEGVQVLISRGGTALILQDARDLGLPVVEIRVTAYDVVRAVARAKCFGRHIGIVGFENMVLGASTLSDAMDVDIKEFLLERALDADRMVRTAIDDGVDVLIGGVITVRTAERHGAKAVLIESGPEAVRQAIDEALRVLWVKKHEMARTEQFKLIVDNVSDGIISVDAAGHITVFNEAAERLTGLSVADAMGRHVSEVLPGVDFAGVLATASQRQSGHREHPAGSRPRPAAPEVCRVNGTLVSVTRVAIIVDGLCVGAIGTFQDIGRLQALEKDLRKRLYARGHVARFTFGDVVGGSSAIQATVAKAKRFASVDSTVLILGETGTGKELFAQSIHNASARRDGPFVAVNCAALPESLLESELFGYVEGAFTGAKREGKQGLFELAHHGTIFLDEIGGMPLRLQVRLLRVLQEREVMRLGDDRTIPVDVRIIAASNKDLRKLVAEGVFQPDLYYRLDVLKLVVPPLRDRREDIPLLANAFAKTLSRKLGKAFQGFANEALSLLSAHAWPGNVRELKNAVEKCLVLSDDGIITPSHVLDALGEDSVSSTGGLDDPTQLRADLQSLVKAAEREGIARAIRECHGNRSEAARRLGIDRTTLWRKLRNDTASQHHSARRDSSPGS; encoded by the coding sequence ATGCCCGATATCGCGCTCATAGCGCCGTATGACAACCTCGCCACGGTGGCTCAGGACGTCCTACGCAGCATTGGAAAGCCTGTGAGAGTAGAGCGCGCGCTATTGGGCGACGCGCCAGAGGTCGCGCGGCGTCTCAAGAAAGAAGGGGTGCAGGTCCTGATCAGCCGCGGCGGGACAGCGCTCATTCTTCAAGACGCTCGCGACCTGGGCCTTCCCGTAGTGGAGATCCGAGTGACCGCCTACGACGTGGTTCGGGCTGTTGCACGGGCAAAGTGCTTCGGCCGCCACATAGGCATCGTGGGCTTCGAGAACATGGTGCTGGGGGCAAGCACGCTGAGCGACGCCATGGACGTGGACATAAAGGAGTTTCTCCTGGAACGGGCCCTGGACGCGGATAGAATGGTGCGAACCGCAATTGATGACGGGGTCGATGTCCTCATAGGCGGCGTGATCACGGTGAGGACCGCCGAACGGCACGGCGCCAAAGCCGTCCTCATAGAGTCCGGTCCCGAGGCCGTCAGGCAGGCCATTGATGAAGCACTTCGTGTCTTGTGGGTGAAGAAGCACGAGATGGCTCGGACAGAGCAATTCAAGCTCATCGTAGATAACGTATCAGACGGAATCATCTCTGTAGACGCCGCAGGACACATCACGGTATTCAACGAGGCAGCCGAGCGACTGACCGGCCTTTCCGTCGCCGATGCAATGGGACGCCACGTGAGCGAGGTTCTACCTGGCGTTGACTTCGCCGGAGTCCTGGCGACCGCCTCGCAACGGCAGAGCGGCCATCGTGAGCACCCTGCCGGCTCTCGACCGCGGCCTGCAGCACCTGAAGTGTGCCGCGTGAACGGAACCCTCGTCAGCGTGACTCGCGTGGCCATCATAGTCGACGGTCTGTGTGTGGGAGCGATCGGCACATTCCAGGACATCGGCAGACTACAGGCCCTGGAGAAGGACCTCCGCAAACGTCTTTATGCCCGTGGCCACGTGGCTCGGTTCACGTTCGGAGACGTTGTGGGGGGTAGCAGCGCGATCCAGGCCACTGTCGCAAAGGCGAAACGGTTCGCGAGCGTCGACTCCACGGTCCTCATTCTCGGAGAGACGGGAACGGGAAAAGAGCTTTTCGCCCAGAGCATCCACAACGCAAGCGCCAGGCGTGACGGGCCGTTCGTCGCCGTGAACTGCGCCGCGCTTCCGGAGAGCCTGCTTGAGAGCGAACTGTTCGGGTACGTTGAAGGTGCCTTCACAGGAGCCAAGCGAGAAGGGAAACAGGGTCTGTTTGAGCTAGCTCACCACGGAACGATCTTCCTCGATGAAATCGGTGGCATGCCTTTGCGTCTCCAGGTTCGCCTTCTCAGGGTCCTCCAGGAAAGGGAGGTCATGCGGCTCGGCGACGACCGAACTATACCAGTGGATGTCCGCATAATCGCCGCCTCAAACAAGGACCTTCGCAAGCTCGTTGCGGAGGGTGTCTTCCAACCGGATCTGTACTACCGCCTTGATGTCCTCAAGCTAGTAGTACCTCCCTTGCGCGACCGGCGGGAGGACATACCTCTTCTCGCGAACGCGTTCGCGAAGACTCTATCGCGCAAGCTGGGAAAGGCTTTCCAAGGTTTCGCCAACGAAGCCCTTTCTCTTTTGTCGGCTCACGCATGGCCCGGCAACGTAAGAGAGCTAAAGAATGCCGTGGAGAAGTGCCTGGTTCTCTCCGATGACGGGATCATCACACCGAGCCACGTGCTTGACGCCTTGGGGGAAGACTCAGTTTCGTCCACTGGTGGCCTGGATGACCCGACCCAACTCCGAGCAGACCTCCAGAGCCTTGTCAAGGCGGCAGAACGCGAAGGCATCGCCCGTGCCATCCGAGAGTGTCACGGCAACAGAAGCGAGGCCGCTCGTCGCCTCGGAATCGATCGCACCACGCTGTGGCGCAAGCTGAGAAACGACACCGCCAGCCAACATCACAGCGCACGCCGAGACAGCAGCCCGGGCTCATAA
- a CDS encoding response regulator transcription factor — MGRLRVLVLDECHADGPFDPGCPVSPGDIEVVGTLRIAPRSVPIDLIAGADGPLAGAGGQSVLREAALGLQNTHAVSTTEGARGASAGEGGSADRDPSVYLTRTELDVLRLLAKGLRNKDIARELYISVNTVKTHVASIFRKLRVKNRSQAVMYVYSRGRR, encoded by the coding sequence ATGGGCAGGTTGAGGGTACTGGTACTCGACGAGTGCCATGCTGATGGACCGTTCGACCCGGGATGCCCCGTTTCACCGGGCGACATAGAGGTCGTCGGCACTTTGAGGATAGCACCGCGTTCAGTCCCGATAGACCTCATTGCAGGTGCCGACGGCCCACTTGCGGGCGCCGGTGGGCAATCGGTGCTACGGGAGGCAGCACTGGGTTTACAGAATACCCATGCCGTCTCAACGACAGAGGGGGCCAGGGGAGCCTCCGCAGGGGAGGGTGGGTCCGCGGACAGGGACCCGTCGGTGTATCTTACTAGAACGGAACTGGACGTGCTTCGACTGCTCGCGAAAGGTCTGAGGAACAAAGACATCGCCAGAGAGCTGTACATCAGCGTAAACACCGTAAAGACGCACGTGGCCAGCATATTCAGGAAGCTCAGGGTGAAGAACCGCTCGCAGGCGGTCATGTACGTATACAGCCGAGGCCGGCGATGA
- a CDS encoding tripartite tricarboxylate transporter TctB family protein, which translates to MSSGDRIAALVVMAVAVIFGVQLRGLESADALFPKWVLALAVVMSVCLLIMTLTGRSPQKPLKLPNMRTLGMAVGLMISWLILIPIAGFYVASVLVSTVFAVLVDSRVRQPQALATSFAVIAIEIGVFYAVFANLLDVPLPPGLLF; encoded by the coding sequence ATGTCGAGCGGTGACCGCATAGCCGCTTTGGTAGTGATGGCCGTGGCAGTCATCTTCGGCGTCCAGCTCAGAGGCCTTGAGAGCGCGGATGCCCTGTTCCCGAAATGGGTCCTTGCGCTAGCAGTCGTGATGTCCGTCTGCCTGCTCATCATGACGCTGACTGGGAGGAGTCCGCAGAAACCCCTGAAGCTTCCGAACATGCGAACCCTCGGGATGGCTGTAGGACTCATGATCTCATGGCTCATTCTCATTCCGATCGCAGGGTTCTACGTAGCAAGCGTGCTGGTGTCCACCGTCTTCGCGGTGCTTGTTGACAGCAGAGTTCGTCAGCCTCAAGCCCTCGCGACTTCATTCGCTGTCATCGCCATCGAGATCGGTGTTTTCTATGCAGTCTTCGCCAACCTGCTCGATGTCCCCTTGCCTCCCGGTTTGTTGTTCTGA
- the larA gene encoding nickel-dependent lactate racemase: protein MVLDLRYGRSSVSLDLDKLGKTQVLLGKEAERLPDLRAEVLHKLRCPTGVRSLVEEVTRTRSRRVAIIVNDVTRPTPYADVLPPLLGEIRRAGVPDTHVTLVVATGIHRGMTAEELRLTLGGDVCDRYEVANHDCDDQTRLVHLGRLSFGTELYVNRLVLEADFVLATGVISPHYFAGFSGGRKAILPGVSGRGSISHNHSLMTSKAATVCNLEGNPVHIEMVEAARKVGVHFIVNTVTDGLGKTAGVVAGDVESAWLEGVEMCSRFVVAPVAREVDVVIASAGGFPKDINVYQAQKAIDNAERATRRGGTIVLLAECPEGCGEQTFESWMMNAQSLDDIFSRFAAGFELGGHKAYSLARVLRDKEVILVSSLDQAFVRKLFMTPARSLDQALEMVRSKHGSEYESVVMPCAGNVIPVPGGDVEDRPILQTP from the coding sequence GTGGTTCTGGACTTGAGGTATGGCCGGTCCAGCGTCTCCCTAGACTTGGACAAGCTCGGAAAAACCCAAGTCCTGCTGGGCAAGGAGGCCGAACGCCTTCCAGATCTCCGTGCTGAGGTTCTCCACAAGCTCAGATGCCCGACGGGCGTCCGCAGCCTTGTCGAAGAAGTGACACGCACGCGAAGCAGAAGGGTCGCTATCATCGTCAACGACGTCACCAGGCCTACACCCTACGCCGACGTCTTGCCACCCCTTCTAGGCGAAATCCGAAGGGCGGGCGTGCCCGACACCCACGTGACGCTCGTCGTCGCTACCGGGATCCACCGCGGGATGACAGCCGAAGAGCTCCGGCTGACACTGGGCGGGGACGTCTGCGACAGGTACGAGGTCGCAAATCACGATTGCGACGACCAGACCCGCCTGGTCCATCTCGGTCGGCTCAGCTTCGGAACGGAGCTCTATGTGAATCGACTCGTGCTCGAGGCGGACTTCGTCTTGGCCACCGGGGTCATCTCGCCCCACTACTTCGCTGGATTCTCCGGCGGCAGGAAAGCAATACTTCCAGGCGTATCAGGTCGAGGCTCCATCTCACACAATCACTCCCTCATGACCTCCAAAGCGGCCACTGTGTGCAACCTGGAGGGAAACCCGGTCCACATCGAGATGGTCGAAGCCGCACGCAAGGTCGGTGTGCATTTCATCGTGAACACAGTGACCGATGGGCTTGGAAAGACGGCGGGTGTAGTGGCGGGTGACGTTGAGAGTGCGTGGCTCGAGGGAGTGGAGATGTGCTCGCGTTTCGTCGTTGCCCCTGTGGCACGGGAGGTTGACGTGGTGATTGCCAGCGCGGGCGGGTTTCCAAAGGACATCAACGTCTATCAGGCGCAGAAGGCCATCGACAACGCCGAACGCGCGACGAGACGCGGAGGCACCATCGTGCTTCTGGCTGAGTGCCCGGAAGGATGCGGAGAGCAGACCTTCGAGAGTTGGATGATGAACGCGCAGAGCCTTGATGACATCTTCAGCCGCTTCGCCGCCGGGTTCGAGCTTGGGGGGCACAAGGCGTACAGTCTGGCCAGAGTGCTGCGGGATAAGGAAGTAATCCTGGTCTCCTCTCTCGACCAAGCCTTCGTGCGAAAGCTCTTCATGACCCCCGCCAGGAGCCTTGATCAGGCGCTCGAGATGGTAAGGTCAAAGCATGGGAGCGAGTATGAGTCAGTCGTGATGCCGTGCGCAGGAAACGTTATCCCCGTCCCGGGAGGTGATGTCGAGGATCGTCCCATACTGCAGACCCCTTGA
- a CDS encoding tripartite tricarboxylate transporter permease produces MDAIVSGIIQVLSPGNLLLMLAGTVGGLIAGALPGLTATMAVALVIPFTFVLPPLTGLVTMGAIYMSAIYGGSFSAILINTPGTPSSIGTCFDGYPMAKAGRGQEAIVVATISSVIGGLFGIAVLAFLAPPLARVALRFGPPEYFWVGIFGLSVISSLASKSVLKGLVAGAVGLLIGMVGISPVGGNVRFTFGEPALQGGVQLVCALIGLFCIPEVLSLVLQGAQAYEAVRLGKQKGVIRSTVQKVLRQPGNLLRSSVIGTIVGIVPGAGGNIANLIAYNEAVRASKHPEKFGTGIIDGLIATETSNNATVGGGLIPLLTLGVPGTPVDAVIYGGLLLQGLRPGPELFRLHADITYGFIFSLFIATLMMLAVGLAVGTALHRLVSRMPLRFLAPSIVFLSIIGSYAIRNNMTDVWVMLACGIIGYVLKELDFNPAPIVLGLILGPIIEEGLLQSLLISRAWQHPWLVFVRSPISIILILMTLISFAWPYLSYSAGRRRRKEGAYVER; encoded by the coding sequence ATGGACGCTATAGTGTCCGGGATTATCCAGGTTCTGTCTCCCGGCAATCTCCTCTTGATGCTCGCAGGCACCGTCGGCGGCCTCATCGCAGGCGCGCTGCCAGGTCTCACGGCCACGATGGCGGTCGCCCTCGTAATCCCATTCACGTTTGTGTTGCCGCCGTTGACCGGCCTCGTGACAATGGGCGCAATCTACATGTCGGCGATATACGGTGGCAGCTTCTCCGCAATACTCATCAACACGCCGGGGACTCCCTCATCGATCGGGACTTGTTTCGACGGTTATCCCATGGCAAAGGCCGGTAGGGGTCAGGAAGCCATAGTCGTCGCCACGATATCCTCGGTCATCGGCGGGCTGTTCGGGATCGCCGTGCTTGCCTTCCTGGCGCCGCCCCTTGCTCGCGTCGCCCTGCGGTTCGGCCCTCCCGAGTACTTCTGGGTCGGCATCTTCGGGCTCAGCGTAATATCGAGCCTTGCATCGAAGTCGGTCCTCAAAGGGCTCGTCGCCGGGGCCGTAGGTCTCTTGATAGGTATGGTCGGCATCAGTCCCGTCGGAGGAAACGTGCGTTTCACGTTTGGTGAGCCGGCCCTACAAGGCGGAGTCCAACTGGTATGCGCCCTCATCGGGCTGTTCTGCATACCCGAAGTCCTTTCGCTTGTGCTCCAGGGAGCGCAGGCCTATGAAGCCGTGCGTCTCGGGAAGCAGAAAGGCGTCATCAGGTCGACGGTACAGAAGGTGTTGCGCCAGCCGGGAAATCTCTTGCGTTCCAGCGTAATCGGGACGATCGTGGGCATCGTGCCAGGCGCGGGCGGCAACATCGCCAACCTCATAGCGTACAACGAAGCGGTGCGTGCTTCGAAACACCCTGAGAAGTTTGGCACCGGGATCATTGATGGCCTGATCGCCACCGAGACATCCAACAACGCTACTGTCGGAGGCGGGTTGATTCCCCTTCTCACCCTGGGAGTACCGGGTACACCTGTGGACGCCGTCATATACGGAGGCCTTCTGCTCCAAGGGCTCCGACCCGGGCCAGAGCTGTTCCGGTTGCATGCTGATATCACGTACGGTTTCATTTTCTCTCTCTTCATCGCCACCCTCATGATGCTGGCGGTGGGCCTCGCCGTGGGGACAGCTCTTCACAGACTCGTATCGCGCATGCCCTTGAGATTCCTCGCTCCATCCATAGTCTTCCTGAGCATAATCGGGTCATACGCAATTCGAAACAACATGACGGATGTGTGGGTCATGCTCGCGTGTGGAATCATAGGGTACGTCCTCAAGGAACTCGACTTCAACCCAGCCCCGATAGTGCTCGGCCTCATCCTCGGGCCAATCATCGAGGAGGGTCTCTTACAGTCGCTTCTCATCTCAAGGGCGTGGCAGCATCCCTGGCTCGTATTCGTCAGGAGTCCCATATCGATCATCCTGATCCTCATGACGCTGATTTCGTTTGCATGGCCATACTTGTCATACTCCGCGGGGCGTCGTCGACGGAAGGAGGGCGCATATGTCGAGCGGTGA
- a CDS encoding tartrate dehydrogenase produces MDNMSIAVIPGDGVGPEVTAEAVKVLRAAGEVHGGMALTFVEYSWGCEYYLKQGRMMDEHGLDALRDHHAILLGAVGAPGLVPDHVSLWGLLLPIRKTFDQYVNLRPVKLLRGVPGRLVGKGPEDIDFVVVRENTEGEYSGVGGRVHVGTPFEVAIQSNVFTRHGTERVVRYAFELARKRQKARRVISVTKSNACNYSMVFWDEVFHTVARDYPDIEAVQTHVDAAAMYVITKPEWFDVVVATNLFGDILTDEGAAIQGSIGLAAGANLNPERKYPSMFEPIHGSAPDIAGKGIANPIATIWAAAMMLDFLGYEDVGALVMSAIERTLLDDAPKPFDLGGTATTSEVGDAVCESLYRLAG; encoded by the coding sequence ATGGACAACATGAGCATAGCTGTGATTCCGGGCGACGGAGTCGGTCCCGAAGTGACCGCGGAAGCGGTCAAGGTGCTGAGGGCCGCCGGCGAAGTACATGGGGGAATGGCGCTGACTTTCGTGGAGTACTCCTGGGGCTGCGAGTACTATCTGAAGCAGGGTCGCATGATGGATGAACACGGCCTTGACGCGCTTAGAGATCACCACGCCATACTCCTGGGGGCGGTCGGAGCTCCCGGGTTGGTTCCAGACCATGTTTCCCTCTGGGGTCTCCTGCTTCCAATCCGCAAGACCTTCGACCAGTATGTGAACCTCAGACCAGTGAAGCTGCTTCGCGGCGTCCCTGGGCGACTCGTGGGCAAGGGCCCGGAAGACATCGACTTCGTGGTCGTCCGCGAGAACACAGAGGGGGAGTACTCGGGAGTCGGAGGCAGGGTGCACGTCGGAACGCCGTTCGAGGTCGCCATTCAGAGCAATGTGTTCACGCGTCACGGAACGGAGCGTGTCGTCAGATATGCCTTTGAGCTGGCAAGAAAGCGCCAGAAGGCGAGGCGCGTCATATCCGTTACGAAATCGAATGCCTGCAACTACAGCATGGTGTTCTGGGACGAGGTCTTTCACACCGTGGCAAGAGACTACCCAGACATTGAGGCGGTACAGACCCACGTAGACGCAGCGGCCATGTACGTGATCACCAAGCCGGAGTGGTTCGATGTGGTCGTCGCGACGAACCTCTTTGGAGACATCCTGACGGACGAGGGCGCGGCAATCCAGGGCAGTATCGGCCTTGCAGCAGGCGCAAACCTGAACCCGGAGAGGAAGTACCCATCGATGTTTGAGCCGATCCACGGCTCGGCGCCTGACATAGCCGGCAAAGGGATAGCGAACCCCATCGCCACGATCTGGGCCGCCGCCATGATGCTGGATTTCCTGGGCTACGAGGATGTCGGGGCCTTGGTCATGTCCGCCATAGAACGGACTCTCCTCGACGATGCGCCGAAGCCGTTCGACCTGGGTGGAACGGCGACCACGTCTGAGGTAGGCGATGCGGTATGCGAGAGCCTTTACCGGCTAGCGGGGTAA